The Burkholderia mallei ATCC 23344 genome has a window encoding:
- a CDS encoding APC family permease, with protein sequence MADWSGYSNAAAGSAAVGAGGRPALAAGAVGFPTALASAVGLIMASPVILTATSGFGMGGWAFAAAMLIAFVMMQAQATTFAEAAAMLPTAGSVYDYLSCGLGRFWAITGTISAYFLVHVFAGTAETILSGIMALVNFESLNAAFERHDSAWLVGVGLVATFAFTNIIGIKVFSKLEIVLTVGMWLSLTIFGVLGLVAAPAVQLDGWFGRSEIGASAPAVLSLVGMAMFMFVGCEFVTPLAPEMKTPGKTIPRAMALGLAGVAVCMFVYGAAIKRQVPNVAVTADGLTHLLDTPGAIPAFALQVLGPFGRAWFGIAFLCAGAATINTLMAGLPRILYGMAIDGALPKCFAYLHPRFRTPVVGIVAAAVVPIAHAWIIHGDLGSIMHLVLAATCAWGTAYLLVTLSVVMLRIRRPDLPRPYRSPWFPLPQIVSSVGIVLAIWYIAPPGTNSRDIYVPFGAMLGLTALYALFWTIVVQRKHPFRPVPVEEVLRNECVR encoded by the coding sequence ATGGCGGATTGGTCGGGTTATTCGAATGCGGCGGCCGGATCGGCGGCGGTCGGCGCGGGCGGGCGGCCCGCGCTGGCGGCGGGCGCGGTGGGCTTTCCGACGGCGCTCGCGAGCGCCGTCGGCCTCATCATGGCGAGCCCGGTGATCCTGACCGCGACGTCCGGCTTCGGGATGGGCGGCTGGGCGTTCGCGGCCGCGATGCTCATCGCGTTCGTGATGATGCAGGCGCAGGCGACGACGTTTGCCGAGGCGGCGGCGATGCTGCCGACGGCGGGCTCCGTCTACGACTACCTGTCGTGCGGGCTCGGCCGCTTCTGGGCGATCACGGGCACGATCTCCGCGTACTTTCTCGTTCACGTGTTCGCCGGCACGGCGGAGACGATCCTGAGCGGCATCATGGCGCTCGTGAACTTCGAATCGCTGAACGCGGCGTTCGAGCGGCACGACAGCGCATGGCTCGTCGGCGTCGGCCTCGTCGCGACGTTCGCGTTCACCAACATCATCGGTATCAAGGTGTTCAGCAAGCTCGAGATCGTGTTGACGGTCGGCATGTGGCTGTCGCTGACGATTTTCGGCGTGCTCGGGCTCGTCGCCGCGCCCGCCGTGCAGCTCGACGGCTGGTTCGGGCGCTCGGAGATCGGCGCGTCCGCGCCCGCCGTGCTGTCGCTCGTCGGGATGGCGATGTTCATGTTCGTCGGCTGCGAGTTCGTCACGCCGCTCGCGCCGGAAATGAAAACGCCCGGCAAGACGATTCCGCGCGCGATGGCGCTCGGGCTCGCGGGCGTCGCGGTCTGCATGTTCGTCTACGGCGCGGCGATCAAGCGGCAGGTGCCGAACGTCGCGGTGACGGCGGACGGCCTCACGCATCTGCTCGACACGCCCGGCGCGATTCCCGCGTTCGCGTTGCAGGTGCTCGGCCCGTTCGGGCGGGCATGGTTCGGCATCGCGTTCCTGTGCGCCGGCGCGGCGACGATCAACACGCTGATGGCCGGCCTGCCGCGGATCCTGTACGGCATGGCCATCGACGGCGCGCTGCCGAAATGCTTCGCGTACCTGCATCCGCGCTTTCGCACGCCGGTCGTCGGCATCGTCGCGGCGGCCGTCGTGCCGATCGCGCACGCGTGGATCATCCACGGCGATCTCGGCAGCATCATGCACCTCGTGCTCGCCGCGACCTGCGCGTGGGGCACCGCGTACCTGCTCGTCACGCTGTCCGTCGTGATGCTCAGGATTCGCCGCCCGGACCTGCCGCGGCCGTACCGGTCGCCCTGGTTTCCGCTGCCGCAGATCGTGTCGAGCGTCGGCATCGTGCTCGCGATCTGGTATATCGCGCCGCCGGGGACGAACAGCCGCGACATCTACGTGCCGTTCGGCGCGATGCTCGGGCTCACCGCGCTCTATGCGCTGTTCTGGACGATCGTCGTGCAGCGCAAGCATCCGTTCCGGCCGGTGCCGGTTGAAGAGGTGCTGCGCAACGAGTGCGTGCGATGA
- a CDS encoding aspartate aminotransferase family protein, with product MSYNDSRFWHPMLHPNDMKRREPIRIVRGDGCHVYDERGRQLVDGVAGLWNVNVGHNRAEVKEAIVRQLDELEYFQLFDGITHPRAEELSSKLIDMMEPEGMRRVLYSSGGSDSVETALKIARQYWKVRGQADRTKFISLKQGYHGTHFGGASVNGNTVFRRNYEPNLPGCFHVETPWLYRNPFTQDPEALGRICAELLEREILFQSPDTVAAFIAEPIQGAGGVIVPPANYWPLVREVCDRYGVLLIADEVVTGFGRSGSLFGSRGWGVKPDIMCLAKGISSGYVPLGATAVNARIEDAFASNADFGGAIMHGYTYSGHPVACAAALASLDIVLREDLPANAAKQGAHLIEALRPFVERFDALGEVRGKGLMVALDLVADKATRAPIDPMSGYANAVAEVARENGVLVRPVGTKIILSPPLVIQREQIDRIVAGLEAGFAATPFPGGR from the coding sequence ATGAGCTACAACGATTCCCGTTTCTGGCACCCGATGCTGCACCCGAACGACATGAAGCGCCGCGAGCCGATCCGCATCGTGCGCGGCGACGGCTGCCACGTGTACGACGAGCGCGGCCGCCAGCTCGTCGACGGCGTCGCGGGCCTCTGGAACGTCAACGTCGGCCACAACCGCGCCGAGGTCAAGGAAGCGATCGTGCGCCAGCTCGACGAGCTCGAATACTTCCAGCTGTTCGACGGCATCACGCACCCGCGCGCCGAGGAACTGTCGAGTAAGCTGATCGACATGATGGAGCCCGAGGGCATGCGCCGCGTGCTGTACAGCTCGGGCGGATCGGACTCGGTCGAGACCGCGCTGAAGATCGCGCGCCAGTACTGGAAGGTGCGCGGGCAGGCCGACCGCACGAAATTCATTTCGCTGAAGCAGGGCTACCACGGCACGCATTTCGGCGGCGCGTCGGTGAACGGCAACACGGTGTTCAGGCGCAACTACGAGCCGAACCTGCCCGGCTGCTTTCACGTCGAGACGCCGTGGCTCTATCGCAATCCGTTTACGCAGGATCCCGAAGCGCTCGGCCGCATCTGCGCGGAGCTGCTCGAGCGCGAGATCCTGTTCCAGAGCCCCGACACGGTCGCCGCGTTCATCGCCGAGCCGATTCAGGGTGCGGGCGGCGTGATCGTGCCGCCCGCGAACTACTGGCCGCTCGTGCGCGAAGTCTGCGACCGCTACGGCGTGCTGCTGATCGCCGACGAAGTCGTGACGGGTTTCGGGCGCAGCGGCAGCCTGTTCGGCAGCCGCGGCTGGGGAGTGAAGCCCGACATCATGTGTCTCGCGAAAGGAATCTCGTCCGGCTACGTGCCGCTCGGCGCGACCGCGGTGAACGCGCGGATCGAGGATGCGTTCGCGTCGAACGCGGATTTCGGCGGCGCGATCATGCACGGCTACACATACTCGGGGCACCCGGTCGCGTGCGCGGCGGCGCTCGCGAGCCTGGACATCGTGTTGCGCGAGGATCTGCCCGCGAACGCGGCGAAGCAGGGCGCGCATCTGATCGAAGCGCTGCGGCCGTTCGTCGAGCGCTTCGATGCGCTCGGCGAAGTGCGCGGCAAGGGGTTGATGGTCGCGCTCGATCTCGTTGCCGACAAGGCGACGCGCGCGCCGATCGATCCGATGTCCGGCTATGCGAACGCGGTCGCCGAAGTCGCGCGTGAAAACGGCGTGCTGGTGCGGCCGGTCGGCACGAAGATCATTCTGTCGCCGCCGCTCGTGATCCAGCGCGAGCAGATCGACCGGATCGTCGCCGGCCTCGAGGCCGGCTTCGCGGCGACGCCGTTTCCGGGCGGCCGATGA
- a CDS encoding aldehyde dehydrogenase family protein: MTQTDLVAVADTVRAFTEREFGVFIDGAMRAAHSPRRLDVFDPATGARLSRVPDADAHDVDAAVASAQRAFDARAWSGLRPAERERILLKLADVLEAHAEELAQLETLNQGKSILVSRGVEVGATIEYVRYMAGWATKITGQTLDVSIPFPPGARYTAYTRKEPVGVVAAIVPWNFPLMIAVWKLVPALAAGCTVVLKPSPETPLTALRLAELALEAGVPAGVFNVVTGARACGAALASHPAVRKISFTGSTATGKLVGAAAVQNMTRFSLELGGKNPIVMLEDVDVDAALGGVAAGAFFNQGQVCAAASRIYVHRSRFRRLAEGLAGVASAMRLGPGLDPAAQINPLVSAHHRDTVARHIDAARREGLTFFAGGTRADDLPGYFVRPAVIADAAHDSAIVRDEVFGPVVVVLPFDDPAEAVRLANASPYGLAASLWSNDLKAVMDLVPQIEAGTVWVNCHIPLDPSMPFGGYKQSGIGREFGQYAIEGFTETKSVCIAH, encoded by the coding sequence ATGACACAGACCGACCTCGTCGCCGTGGCCGACACGGTGCGCGCGTTCACCGAACGCGAATTCGGCGTCTTCATCGACGGCGCGATGCGCGCCGCGCATTCGCCGCGCCGGCTCGACGTGTTCGATCCGGCCACGGGCGCGCGCCTCTCGCGCGTGCCCGACGCCGATGCGCACGACGTCGACGCCGCCGTCGCGAGCGCACAGCGCGCATTCGACGCGCGGGCATGGAGCGGACTGCGGCCGGCCGAGCGCGAGCGGATCCTGCTGAAGCTCGCCGACGTGCTCGAAGCGCACGCCGAGGAGCTCGCGCAGCTCGAAACGCTGAACCAGGGCAAGTCGATTCTCGTGTCGCGCGGCGTCGAGGTCGGCGCGACGATCGAATACGTCCGCTACATGGCGGGCTGGGCGACGAAGATCACCGGGCAGACGCTCGACGTGTCGATTCCGTTTCCGCCCGGCGCGCGCTACACCGCGTATACGCGCAAGGAGCCGGTGGGCGTCGTCGCCGCGATCGTGCCGTGGAATTTTCCGCTGATGATCGCCGTCTGGAAGCTCGTGCCCGCGCTCGCGGCGGGGTGCACGGTCGTGCTCAAGCCGTCGCCCGAGACGCCGCTCACCGCGCTCAGGCTCGCCGAGCTCGCGCTCGAAGCGGGCGTGCCGGCGGGCGTGTTCAACGTCGTGACGGGCGCGCGCGCATGCGGCGCCGCGCTCGCGAGCCACCCGGCGGTGCGCAAGATATCGTTCACCGGCTCGACCGCGACGGGCAAGCTCGTCGGCGCGGCCGCCGTGCAGAACATGACGCGCTTCTCGCTCGAGCTCGGCGGCAAGAATCCGATCGTGATGCTCGAGGATGTCGACGTCGACGCGGCGCTCGGCGGCGTCGCCGCGGGCGCGTTCTTCAATCAGGGGCAGGTGTGCGCGGCCGCGTCGCGCATCTACGTGCACCGCAGCCGGTTTCGCCGGCTCGCCGAAGGGCTCGCCGGCGTCGCGTCGGCCATGCGGCTCGGCCCGGGGCTCGATCCGGCCGCGCAGATCAACCCGCTCGTGTCCGCGCACCATCGCGACACGGTCGCCCGGCACATCGACGCAGCCCGCCGCGAAGGCCTCACGTTCTTCGCGGGCGGCACCCGCGCCGACGATCTGCCCGGCTATTTCGTGCGCCCGGCGGTGATCGCCGATGCGGCGCACGACAGCGCGATCGTGCGCGACGAGGTGTTCGGCCCGGTGGTCGTCGTGCTGCCGTTCGACGATCCGGCCGAGGCGGTGCGGCTCGCGAACGCGTCGCCGTACGGGCTCGCCGCGAGCCTGTGGAGCAACGACCTGAAGGCGGTGATGGACCTCGTGCCGCAGATCGAGGCGGGCACCGTCTGGGTCAACTGCCACATTCCGCTCGATCCGTCGATGCCGTTCGGCGGCTACAAGCAATCGGGCATCGGCCGCGAGTTCGGCCAATACGCGATCGAAGGCTTCACCGAAACCAAATCCGTCTGCATCGCGCACTGA
- a CDS encoding response regulator transcription factor — MDARLKNVRTICRFVLIAPSTAWLRCRHRPLAIEVATAMTYDPALSDADAAPSYARALQACVGSLQALARPTATVFYRIDASGEPVDFELFGMTAAMHRAYVSRYRPLDPLHPSRCASQPGAVVTLASQLPDERRDTSSYWTGFLRRHGVVDVVEVLLRDGGAVLAAFSLLRLAGDGRYSAPEIAALRAVQPVVEAALLPPLRAVRGIRRIACDVRLTHREEQIARLVRDGRSNKAIARDLALGQPTVKTHLLRMFRKLGVSNRTELVGALFL, encoded by the coding sequence ATGGACGCCCGCCTGAAGAACGTCCGCACGATTTGCCGATTCGTGCTCATCGCGCCGTCGACGGCATGGTTACGCTGCCGACACCGCCCGCTCGCGATCGAGGTTGCTACCGCCATGACGTACGATCCCGCCCTATCGGATGCCGACGCCGCGCCGTCTTACGCACGCGCGCTGCAAGCCTGCGTGGGCTCGCTGCAGGCGCTCGCGCGGCCGACGGCGACGGTGTTCTACCGGATCGACGCGAGCGGCGAGCCCGTCGATTTCGAGCTGTTCGGGATGACGGCCGCGATGCATCGCGCGTATGTGAGTCGCTACCGGCCGCTCGATCCGCTGCATCCGTCGCGCTGCGCGTCGCAGCCGGGCGCGGTGGTGACGCTCGCGTCGCAGTTGCCGGACGAGCGGCGCGACACGTCGTCGTACTGGACGGGTTTCCTGCGCCGGCACGGCGTTGTCGACGTCGTCGAGGTGCTGCTGCGCGACGGCGGCGCGGTGCTCGCCGCGTTCTCGCTGCTGCGCCTGGCGGGCGACGGCCGCTACTCGGCGCCCGAGATCGCGGCGCTGCGCGCCGTCCAGCCGGTCGTCGAGGCCGCGCTGCTGCCGCCGCTGCGCGCGGTGCGCGGGATTCGCCGGATCGCGTGCGACGTGCGGCTCACGCATCGCGAGGAGCAGATCGCGCGGCTCGTGCGCGACGGGCGGTCGAACAAGGCCATCGCGCGCGATCTCGCGCTCGGCCAGCCGACCGTCAAGACGCATCTGTTGCGGATGTTTCGCAAGCTCGGCGTATCGAACCGGACCGAACTCGTCGGCGCGCTGTTTCTGTGA
- a CDS encoding SDR family oxidoreductase, translating to MNGVDSRRAAPPRGGLAADFRGRTALVTGAAQGIGAAIADAFAAAGASVAIADVQGDAAAAFAARLAARGAADGQTVRAYRVDAARRDELFGLVAQAEADSGRLDIVVHNAAYFPLTPFGAIAPDVLERTLAVNLSALFWLTQAALPAFERVGRGRVLATSSVTGPRVAYPGLAHYAASKAGVNGFIRAAALELARRNVTVNGVEPGMIRTPAAGNLGDAAHGERIARGVPLGRLGEPEDIAAAMLFLASDAAGYITGQTIVVDGGATLPETAAALG from the coding sequence ATGAACGGCGTCGATTCGAGGCGCGCGGCACCGCCGCGCGGCGGGCTCGCCGCCGATTTTCGCGGCCGCACCGCGCTCGTGACGGGCGCGGCGCAGGGCATCGGCGCGGCGATCGCCGATGCGTTCGCCGCCGCCGGCGCGAGTGTCGCGATCGCGGATGTGCAGGGCGACGCGGCGGCCGCGTTCGCCGCGCGGCTTGCCGCGCGAGGCGCCGCCGATGGGCAGACGGTGCGCGCGTACCGCGTCGACGCCGCGCGGCGCGACGAACTGTTCGGGCTCGTCGCGCAGGCGGAGGCGGATAGCGGGCGGCTCGACATCGTCGTGCACAACGCCGCGTACTTTCCGCTGACGCCGTTCGGCGCGATCGCGCCCGACGTGCTTGAGCGCACGCTGGCGGTCAATCTGTCCGCGCTGTTCTGGCTCACGCAGGCGGCGCTGCCGGCGTTCGAGCGCGTGGGGCGGGGGCGCGTGCTGGCGACGTCGTCGGTGACGGGGCCGCGCGTCGCGTACCCGGGGCTTGCGCACTACGCGGCGTCGAAGGCGGGGGTGAACGGCTTCATCCGCGCGGCGGCGCTCGAGCTCGCGCGCCGGAACGTGACCGTCAACGGTGTCGAGCCGGGAATGATCCGCACGCCGGCCGCCGGCAATCTCGGCGATGCGGCGCACGGCGAGCGCATCGCGCGCGGCGTGCCGCTCGGCCGCCTCGGCGAGCCGGAGGACATCGCGGCCGCGATGCTGTTTCTCGCGTCCGACGCGGCGGGCTACATCACCGGGCAGACGATCGTCGTCGACGGCGGCGCGACGCTGCCGGAGACCGCCGCAGCGCTCGGATAG
- a CDS encoding molybdenum cofactor biosynthesis F family protein produces MAPRAGTMIAVRDCAGARIAQSEESMGADPVFIQVGALAEGFAPDSHILAPVDDLAGRTLALAATHGATREYTFAGRSTLRWRERQAARDIDGPARDTSDTRDARGEAAYRATQLREGVYFVDYVDPARRATSVSLVLDLRRGVWTSVEGVLPAEADVRIDSFSRVASGLPLTGVDTRFRHGAIVGAAAPGPLHAPTRELIGKRTMYRYSPTECYEHIYLNDDFYAWHCLAGVERGLADVDRCHSFKLAEALYLFVWREKVVPTLGVVLIDLDRCKTDGKIFGYREGDFGALSNFAIGAHAQVLNETMHPLAR; encoded by the coding sequence TTGGCGCCGCGCGCGGGCACCATGATTGCCGTTCGCGATTGCGCCGGTGCGCGCATCGCTCAATCGGAGGAAAGCATGGGAGCAGATCCGGTCTTCATTCAAGTCGGCGCGCTGGCCGAAGGTTTCGCGCCCGACAGCCATATACTCGCGCCCGTCGACGACCTCGCGGGGCGCACGCTCGCGCTTGCCGCGACGCACGGCGCGACGCGCGAATACACGTTCGCCGGTCGATCGACGCTGCGCTGGCGCGAGCGGCAAGCGGCGCGCGACATCGACGGCCCGGCGCGCGATACAAGCGACACGCGCGACGCGCGCGGCGAAGCCGCGTATCGCGCGACGCAACTGCGCGAAGGCGTCTATTTTGTCGACTACGTCGACCCGGCCCGGCGCGCGACGTCGGTGAGCCTCGTGCTCGATCTGCGGCGAGGCGTCTGGACGTCGGTCGAAGGCGTGCTGCCGGCCGAGGCCGACGTGCGGATCGATTCGTTTTCGCGCGTCGCGAGCGGGTTGCCGCTGACGGGCGTCGACACCAGGTTCCGCCACGGCGCGATCGTCGGCGCGGCCGCGCCGGGGCCGCTGCACGCGCCGACGCGCGAGCTGATCGGCAAGCGGACGATGTACCGCTACAGCCCGACCGAATGCTACGAGCACATCTATCTGAACGACGACTTCTACGCGTGGCATTGCTTGGCCGGCGTCGAGCGCGGGCTCGCGGACGTCGACCGCTGCCACTCCTTCAAGCTCGCCGAAGCGCTGTACCTGTTCGTGTGGCGCGAGAAGGTGGTGCCGACGCTCGGCGTCGTGCTGATCGATCTCGACCGGTGCAAGACGGACGGCAAGATCTTCGGCTATCGCGAGGGCGATTTCGGCGCGCTGTCGAATTTCGCGATCGGCGCGCACGCGCAGGTGCTGAACGAAACCATGCATCCGCTCGCGCGATGA
- a CDS encoding aldo/keto reductase: MNGVKPRAGRTLIIERREKMALRSLGTSTIQVSPLVFGGNVFGWTADENTSFSLLDALADAGINFIDTADVYSAWVPGNQGGESETIIGKWLKRSGKRDQVVIATKVGLLETRAGLSRENILKAADDSLRRLQTDYIDLYFSHRDLADTAPLEETLGAYQTLIEQGKVRIIGASNYSGARLREAAELSRRTGLPAYQVIQPEYNLYDREAYERDLEPAATELRLGVVTYYALASGFLSGKYRSEADLKKSARGRRVEQYLNPRGLRILAALDAVAAKHGSTQTSVALAWQMARPSVTAPIASATSLEQLSALGAAIRLQLDAHDIRQLDDASAP, encoded by the coding sequence ATGAATGGCGTGAAGCCGCGCGCCGGCCGGACGCTCATCATCGAACGGAGAGAAAAGATGGCACTACGCTCACTCGGTACCTCGACGATTCAAGTTTCGCCGCTCGTGTTCGGCGGCAACGTGTTCGGCTGGACCGCCGACGAGAACACGTCGTTCTCGCTGCTCGACGCGCTCGCCGACGCGGGCATCAATTTCATCGACACGGCCGACGTCTATTCGGCGTGGGTGCCCGGCAACCAGGGCGGCGAATCGGAGACGATCATCGGCAAGTGGCTCAAGCGCTCGGGCAAGCGCGACCAGGTCGTGATCGCGACGAAGGTCGGGCTGCTCGAAACGCGGGCCGGCCTGTCGCGCGAGAACATTCTGAAGGCCGCCGACGATTCGCTGCGACGCCTGCAGACCGACTACATCGATCTCTATTTCTCGCACCGCGATCTGGCCGACACCGCGCCGCTCGAGGAAACGCTCGGTGCGTATCAGACACTGATCGAGCAGGGCAAGGTGCGGATCATCGGCGCGTCGAACTACAGCGGCGCGCGGCTGCGCGAGGCGGCCGAGTTGAGCCGCCGCACCGGCCTGCCCGCGTATCAGGTGATCCAGCCCGAATACAACCTGTACGACCGCGAGGCATACGAGCGCGATCTCGAGCCGGCGGCAACCGAGTTGAGGCTCGGCGTCGTCACCTATTACGCGCTTGCGAGCGGCTTCCTGTCGGGCAAGTACCGGTCCGAGGCGGACTTGAAGAAGAGCGCGCGCGGCAGGCGCGTCGAGCAATATCTGAACCCGCGTGGCTTGCGGATTCTCGCGGCGCTCGATGCGGTCGCGGCGAAGCACGGCTCGACGCAGACGTCGGTCGCGCTCGCGTGGCAGATGGCGCGGCCGAGCGTCACCGCGCCGATCGCGAGCGCGACGTCGCTCGAACAATTGAGCGCGCTCGGCGCGGCGATCCGGCTGCAACTCGATGCGCACGACATCCGGCAGCTCGACGACGCGAGCGCGCCGTAG
- a CDS encoding LysR substrate-binding domain-containing protein has protein sequence MIAHRRQQASSPLRVSLPVSLGRRRALPALLDVAQRHPLLRLDLSFTDRRSDLVDEGIDRAVRIGDPGGAAARALRAAASAAGARRRARRPLFVVHRSAE, from the coding sequence GTGATCGCACACCGTCGCCAGCAGGCGAGCAGCCCGTTGCGCGTGAGCCTGCCCGTATCGCTCGGGCGGCGTCGGGCGCTGCCCGCGCTGCTCGATGTCGCGCAACGGCATCCGTTGCTGCGGCTCGATCTGTCGTTCACCGATCGGCGGAGCGATCTCGTCGATGAGGGGATCGATCGCGCGGTGCGAATCGGCGATCCAGGGGGGGCGGCAGCGCGAGCCTTGCGTGCCGCGGCCTCGGCCGCCGGCGCTCGGCGTCGTGCGCGTCGCCCGCTTTTTGTCGTTCACCGATCGGCGGAGTGA
- a CDS encoding DsbA family protein yields MTAMNPFRLQYFFDPLCGWCYASAPALAGLDAAHPGVLELMPSGLFADEGARELTPEWGEYAWRNDQRIEQMTGQRFTHAYREQVLRRGGVRFDSGPANRALSALRGVDARLERPLLEAIQLARYVDGLDTARPDVLARIAAGVAANAGVTTVDADALARRIEGDAALASETAGRIARTQRAMRQLGASGVPQLLLTVGERGYVLHGASLYGGAQAAVAAVERVLQEA; encoded by the coding sequence ATGACCGCGATGAACCCGTTCCGGCTTCAATATTTCTTCGATCCGCTGTGCGGCTGGTGCTACGCGAGCGCGCCGGCGCTGGCCGGGCTCGACGCCGCGCATCCGGGCGTGCTCGAGCTGATGCCGTCGGGGCTCTTCGCCGACGAAGGCGCGCGCGAGTTGACGCCTGAATGGGGCGAGTACGCATGGCGCAACGATCAGCGCATCGAGCAGATGACCGGCCAGCGTTTCACGCACGCATATCGCGAGCAGGTGCTGCGGCGCGGCGGCGTGCGTTTCGATTCCGGGCCCGCGAATCGCGCGCTGAGCGCGCTGCGCGGCGTCGACGCGCGGCTGGAGCGGCCGCTGCTCGAGGCGATCCAGCTCGCGCGCTATGTCGATGGCCTCGATACCGCGCGCCCGGACGTGCTCGCGCGCATCGCGGCGGGCGTCGCGGCGAACGCGGGTGTGACGACGGTCGACGCCGACGCGCTCGCGCGCCGGATCGAAGGCGACGCCGCGCTCGCGAGCGAGACGGCCGGGCGCATCGCCCGCACGCAGCGGGCGATGCGTCAACTGGGTGCGTCGGGCGTGCCGCAATTGCTGCTGACGGTCGGCGAACGCGGCTACGTGCTGCACGGCGCGAGCCTGTACGGCGGCGCGCAAGCGGCTGTCGCGGCGGTCGAGCGCGTGCTGCAGGAGGCGTGA
- a CDS encoding LysR family transcriptional regulator, which produces MDRITAMQVFVETAERGSVSAAAQHLDMSRAMASRYVAFVEQWTGARMLHRTTRRLTLTAAGAQMLPLCRDMLGLAEHVATVVAEPGDAPRGALRITASAIFAQTHVTDAVLDYLARYPTVSVDLLVTDRTADLVDERIDLAIRITNAVDPSLIARRLGTCRSALCASPGYLAEHGAPKRPHDLTRHNCLTYAYFGQSLWHLTRDGEPATVPVQGNLSANDALVLLRAATAGGGIALLPTFAAAEPIRTGALVRVLPDCAAPELGIYAVYASRKQMPLAMRTMIDFLAERFGDTPAWDA; this is translated from the coding sequence ATGGATCGAATCACCGCGATGCAGGTGTTCGTCGAGACGGCCGAGCGCGGCAGCGTGTCGGCCGCCGCGCAGCATCTGGACATGTCGCGCGCGATGGCGTCGCGCTACGTCGCGTTCGTCGAGCAGTGGACCGGCGCGCGGATGCTGCACCGAACCACGCGGCGCCTCACGCTGACCGCCGCGGGCGCGCAGATGCTGCCGCTCTGCCGCGACATGCTCGGGCTCGCCGAGCATGTCGCCACCGTCGTCGCGGAGCCGGGCGATGCGCCGCGCGGCGCGCTGAGGATCACCGCCAGCGCGATCTTCGCGCAGACGCACGTGACCGATGCCGTGCTCGACTACCTGGCCCGCTACCCGACCGTGTCGGTCGACTTGCTCGTCACCGACCGTACCGCCGACCTCGTCGACGAACGCATCGACCTGGCCATCCGGATCACGAACGCAGTCGACCCGAGCCTGATCGCGCGCCGGCTCGGCACGTGCCGCTCGGCGCTGTGCGCGTCGCCCGGCTATCTGGCCGAGCATGGCGCGCCGAAGCGGCCGCACGATCTCACTCGGCACAACTGCCTGACGTATGCGTATTTCGGGCAGAGCCTGTGGCACCTGACGCGCGACGGCGAGCCGGCGACGGTGCCCGTGCAGGGCAATCTGAGCGCGAACGACGCGCTCGTGCTGCTGCGCGCGGCGACCGCGGGCGGCGGCATCGCGCTGCTGCCGACATTCGCGGCCGCCGAGCCGATTCGCACGGGCGCGCTCGTGCGCGTGCTGCCCGACTGCGCGGCGCCCGAGCTCGGCATCTATGCGGTCTATGCATCGCGCAAGCAGATGCCGCTCGCAATGCGCACGATGATCGATTTCCTGGCGGAGCGTTTCGGCGATACGCCCGCGTGGGACGCATGA